From Drosophila virilis strain 15010-1051.87 chromosome X, Dvir_AGI_RSII-ME, whole genome shotgun sequence, the proteins below share one genomic window:
- the LOC138911782 gene encoding uncharacterized protein: protein MKVFVCLIVCVSLAQAGFIGGGYSGGGYSGGGYSGGGGGHSGGAPTIVKVIHEEGHGHGGGGGGFDHGHGHGGGGEVKIVKVIHEEAHGHGHGGFDHGHGHGGHGAEVKVIKVIQDAGFSHGHDHGHDHGHGHSHGGDVKIVKVIHEEGGAIDHGHGGHFAADHGHHVEDVKVVSVISEGGYGGGAGGAGWSAGGGGGAGWSAGGGSGWD from the exons ATGaag GTGTTTGTTTGCCTGATTGTCTGCGTAAGCCTCGCCCAGGCTGGCTTCATCGGTGGTGGATACTCCGGCGGTGGCTACTCTGGCGGTGGCTACtccggcggtggcggtggccaCTCTGGCGGTGCACCCACCATTGTCAAGGTGATCCACGAGGAAGGTCATGGacatggcggcggcggcggcggcttcgatcatggacatggacacggcggcggcggtgagGTCAAGATTGTCAAAGTGATTCATGAGGAGGCACATGGACATGGTCACGGTGGCTTCGATCATGGACACGGACACGGCGGACATGGCGCCGAAGTCAAGGTCATTAAGGTCATCCAAGATGCTGGTTTCAGTCACGGTCACGATCACGGTCACGATCACGGACACGGTCACAGTCACGGCGGCGATGTGAAAATTGTCAAAGTAATTCACGAGGAAGGCGGCGCCATTGACCACGGCCATGGTGGACACTTTGCCGCTGACCATGGCCACCACGTCGAGGACGTGAAAGTCGTCAGCGTCATCAGCGAAGGCGGCTACGGCGGCGGCGCTGGCGGCGCTGGCTGGTCTgccggcggtggcggcggcgctgGCTGGTCTGCCGGCGGTGGCAGCGGCTGGGACTAA
- the LOC6636702 gene encoding venom allergen-1, with the protein MTRHTHPPHRPYCGPRLMLMLVYSGCFGQLAVAQNYCDPALCPAGLRHVVCGNSGQFASGCRGEFVPIDAHIPLILKEHNDRRNLLAGGGLSGFPSALHMATMAWDSTLAQVAAYNTLQCRMAHDECRNTNTYRYAGQNLSVLYTRSIDVAEFLRQRIAAWFEEYRSATSADTEVHVPRAGPAIGHFTTMVNERNNRIGCAIARYTDANGLGSTLLACNYAVTNVRNNPIYRAGPPASECIRGRNPNYSNLCAENEEYNYNSWST; encoded by the exons ATGACGCGCCACACCCACCCGCCGCATAGGCCGTACTGTGGGCCCAGGCTGATGCTTATGCTCGTATACAGCGGCTGCTTTGGCCAATTGGCCGTGGCGCAGAATTACTGTGATCCGGCGCTTTGTCCGGCCGGATTGCGTCATGTCGTGTGCGGCAATAGCGGT CAATTCGCCAGCGGCTGTCGCGGCGAATTCGTTCCAATCGATGCACACATACCCCTCATACTGAAGGAGCACAACGATCGCCGCAATCTGCTGGCCGGCGGCGGCCTGAGCGGCTTTCCCAGCGCCCTGCATATGGCCACAATGGCGTGGGACTCCACACTGGCCCAGGTGGCGGCCTACAATACGCTGCAGTGCCGCATGGCGCACGACGAGTGCCGCAACACGAACACCTATCGCTATGCGGGCCAGAACCTGAGCGTTCTCTATACGCGCAGCATTGATGTGGCCGAGTTTCTGCGCCAGCGGATTGCCGCCTGGTTCGAGGAATATCGCTCGGCGACCAGCGCGGACACGGAAGTCCATGTGCCACGTGCCGGACC GGCCATCGGCCACTTCACGACCATGGTAAATGAGCGCAACAATCGCATTGGCTGTGCCATTGCTCGGTACACGGACGCGAACGGTTTGGGGTCTACTCTGCTCGCTTGCAACTATGCGGTCACAAATGTGCGCAACAATCCGATCTATAGGGCCGGTCCGCCGGCCTCTGAGTGCATCAGGGGTCGCAATCCCAATTACTCCAATCTATGTGCGGAGAATGAGGAATATAACTATAACTCCTGGTCCACttga
- the LOC6636701 gene encoding uncharacterized protein: protein MSKRHKEDDVLRREQAKLRFKRLVRVAFVNHQWISEVDEQGITLNVKKNVAMLVRKKHKTGILTMAQKGLLATRHHTRTIAERKKLCTIVAGLGCFTQVPPKIRARLVPYLHFMIVSSGRTLMKEGDVPTCIYFVVSGEVEMSRRIWNKITRKFESKPEAFFGPGDWIGEIELLEESLRMNTYKATTNCEILVLDDFDFNDLLRPYVKKVWIEKKKAIASLSYLKFMSDSQIVSACKFGILRQYDPLSTIYPEEKDSILHVHFVLSGECVLLQCLHMKVSNAKGEVQYELSKVIEEDSVNDPEDDKPEPFDVRELLRSNSSLDEANKKKAKRKAEFAKIEAYCKILNQKQRPVDKLPDLPTRQPHRFKTVVEERLFGDYIDVEEYDESHFSSYDDDINNANQSLSREFARRSSRLSKQSKQSKQSKQSRLRELVNAEGESEESEIYTASSSSSASASISMKSLKSNNDGNYATHFVDVGSMTYGGLFGVGERGDHRVVMARTTVQCLLMPLYWLMEEDQNPGHIWHRMRFYLDRCIPSRETLFKDFIKTRKWARFKTECVEPFTHSITNPTKIEDIPIIIRIVELKESKLNPSDA, encoded by the exons ATGTCCAAGCGCCACAAGGAGGACGATGTGCTACGTAGGGAGCAGGCTAAATTGCGTTTCAAGAGATTGGTCCGAGTCGCCTTCGTGAACCATCAATGGATCAGCGAGGTGGACGAACAGGGCATTACCCTGAATGTGAAGAAGAATGTGGCCATGCTGGTGCGCAAGAAGCACAAGACTGGCATTTTGACAATGGCG CAAAAGGGCTTGCTAGCCACCCGGCATCACACTCGGACCATTGCCGAGCGAAAGAAGCTTTGTACAATTGTCGCAGGTCTCGGCTGCTTTACCCAAGTGCCACCG AAGATCCGAGCTCGTTTGGTGCCCTATCTACACTTCATGATCGTCAGTTCGGGTCGCACCTTGATGAAGGAGGGCGATGTGCCGACTTGTATCTACTTTGTGGTCAGCGGTGAGGTCGAGATGTCCAGAAGGATATGGAATAAG ATTACCCGCAAGTTCGAATCGAAGCCTGAGGCATTCTTTGGACCAGGCGACTGGATCGGTGAGATAGAGCTGTTGGAGGAAAGCCTGAGAATGAATACTTACAAGGCAACAA CTAATTGCGAAATTCTGGTACTGGATGACTTTGACTTCAATGATTTGCTGAGGCCGTATGTGAAAAAGGTTTGGATCGAAAAGAAGAAAGCGATTGCTTCGCTCAGTTATCTGAAATTCATGAGTGATTCACAG ATTGTGAGTGCCTGcaaatttggcattttaaGGCAATACGATCCCCTGAGCACAATATATCCCGAGGAAAAGGACAGCATACTCCATGTGCACTTCGTCTTAAGCGGCGAATGCGTTCTATTACAGTGCCTCCACATGAAG GTGTCCAATGCGAAGGGCGAAGTCCAGTATGAGCTATCGAAAGTGATCGAGGAGGACTCGGTCAATGATCCCGAGGACGACAAGCCGGAGCCATTCGATGTTAGGGAACTGTTGCGCTCGAACTCATCGCTCGACGAAGCCAACAAAAAGAAGGCG AAACGCAAGGCGGAGTTCGCAAAAATTGAGGCATACTGCAAGATCTTGAACCAAAAACAGAGACCCGTCGACAAGTTGCCAGATTTGCCCACTCGCCAGCCGCATCGTTTCAAAACAGTTGTCGAGGAGCGTTTGTTTGGCGATTATATTGACGTTGAGGAATACGACGAAAGCCATTTTTCCTCATATGACGACGATATCAATAATGCCAATCAATCACTGAGCCGGGAATTCGCCAGGCGATCAAGTCGACTGAGCAAACAGAGCAAACAGAGCAAACAGAGCAAACAGAGCAGACTGAGAGAGCTGGTCAACGCGGAGGGGGAGTCTGAGGAGTCCGAAATATATACCGCCTCCTCGTCAAGCTCGGCCAGTGCTTCAATATCTATGAAGTCCCTGAAGTCTAAC AATGATGGCAATTATGCGACCCACTTTGTTGACGTCGGTTCGATGACTTATGGCGGCCTGTTTGGCGTCGGCGAGAGGGGGGATCATCGCGTTGTCATGGCCCGAACGACAGTACAGTGCCTGCTGATGCCACTCTACTGGCTCATGGAGGAAGATCAGAATCCGGGTCACATCTGGCATCGTATGCGCTTCTATTTGGATCGTTGTATACCCTCGCGCGAGACGCTCTTCAAGGACTTTATCAAGACACGTAAGTGGGCGCGGTTCAAGACGGAGTGTGTGGAACCGTTTACGCACTCGATCACAAATCCGACCAAAATCGAGGATATACCTATCATAATACGTATCGTTGAATTAAAAGAGTCAAAGCTCAATCCTAGCGATGCTTAG
- the LOC138911781 gene encoding ctenidin-1, whose amino-acid sequence MKVFVCLLAVCSMAHAGFLGGGSALSSGGGGGGGYGGGYGGGHGGGYGGGHGGGYGGGHGGGYGGGHGGGGGGGVKIIKVISDGGAGGGYGGGGYGGGYGGGYGGGHGGGYGGGHGGGYGGGSTVKIVKVISDAGAGGGYGGGHGGGYGGGYGGGHGGGYGSSGAVQIVKVISDAGSIGGGGGGGGGGGWAPQGGGGGGWAPQGGWASSGW is encoded by the exons ATGAAG GTGTTCGTTTGTCTGCTCGCTGTGTGCAGCATGGCCCATGCGGGCTTCcttggcggcggcagcgctcTTAGctccggcggcggcggcggcggtggctaCGGTGGCGGCTATGGAGGCGGTCATGGTGGTGGCTACGGTGGCGGCCATGGCGGCGGCTATGGTGGCGGCCATGGTGGCGGCTACGGTGGCGGtcatggcggcggcggcggcggcggagtTAAAATCATTAAGGTTATCTCCGATGGCGGTGCTGGCGGCGGCTACGGAGGTGGCGGTTATGGCGGTGGCTACGGCGGTGGTTACGGCGGCGGCCACGGCGGCGGCTACGGCGGCGGTCACGGCGGTGGTtacggcggcggcagcactGTTAAAATCGTCAAGGTCATCTCCGATGCAGGTGCAGGCGGCGGCTATGGTGGCGGTCATGGTGGCGGCTATGGTGGCGGCTATGGTGGCGGTCATGGTGGCGGCTATGGCAGCTCCGGCGCTGTACAAATCGTCAAGGTCATCTCTGATGCAGGCAGCatcggtggcggcggcggcggcggcggcggcggtggctggGCACCACagggtggcggcggcggtggctggGCACCTCAGGGCGGCTGGGCCTCAAGCGGCTGGTAA